A single window of Sphingobacterium sp. ML3W DNA harbors:
- a CDS encoding alkaline phosphatase family protein: MKKTVVIDVVGLSANLIGKHTPFLERYLKEKNLAAIAPMLPALTTSVQSTYLTGKQPTEHGIVGNGWYDEVDSEIKFWKQSNKLVLVEKIWDKAKKEDPNFTCANLFWWYNMYSNADYSVTPRPNYLADGRKLPDCYAEPAELRDILQEKLGQFPLFNFWGPGANIKSSRWIADASMITDELYDPTLSLIYLPHLDYCLQKFGNDWNNISKELGEIDTLIGELVVFYENRGANVIVLSEYGIVPVNNPIHINRIFREAGLLQIRMERGLELLDAGASKAFVVADHQVAHVYINDQSVVAQVKEILDRTPGIAQVLDQQGKEEYGIAHERAGEFVLVASPESWFTYYFWLDDDKAPDYARCVDIHKKPGYDPVEMFMSSKFRALYKLLRKKAGFRYVMDVIPLDANLVKGSHGSVNTPEKFHPVLITDASLHTGNIQATQVYDLIWKSLHSGK; encoded by the coding sequence ATGAAGAAAACAGTTGTAATCGATGTAGTTGGTTTATCTGCGAACTTAATCGGAAAGCATACCCCATTTTTAGAACGGTATCTAAAGGAGAAAAATTTAGCTGCAATAGCTCCCATGCTACCGGCATTAACAACCAGTGTACAGTCAACATATCTGACAGGAAAACAGCCTACAGAGCATGGTATTGTTGGAAATGGTTGGTATGATGAAGTTGATTCGGAAATTAAATTCTGGAAGCAATCCAACAAATTGGTGCTCGTGGAAAAGATTTGGGACAAAGCCAAAAAAGAAGACCCAAATTTTACTTGTGCCAATCTATTTTGGTGGTACAATATGTATTCGAATGCTGACTATAGCGTTACGCCACGACCCAATTATTTGGCCGATGGTCGAAAACTGCCAGATTGTTATGCAGAACCAGCAGAGTTACGTGATATTTTACAAGAAAAACTGGGTCAGTTTCCTCTTTTTAATTTTTGGGGACCTGGTGCCAATATCAAATCGAGCAGATGGATTGCCGATGCCTCCATGATTACAGATGAGCTTTATGATCCTACACTATCGCTAATCTATTTACCTCATTTGGACTATTGCTTACAGAAATTTGGCAATGATTGGAATAATATCAGTAAGGAGCTTGGTGAAATAGATACCTTGATCGGGGAACTGGTTGTATTCTATGAAAACAGAGGTGCGAATGTTATTGTACTTTCCGAGTATGGTATTGTACCAGTAAATAATCCCATACATATCAATCGAATCTTTAGAGAAGCAGGATTATTACAAATACGTATGGAGCGCGGTCTAGAGTTATTAGATGCAGGAGCTTCCAAAGCCTTTGTCGTTGCGGATCATCAGGTAGCGCATGTCTATATCAACGATCAGTCAGTAGTGGCTCAGGTGAAAGAGATCTTGGATAGAACACCAGGGATTGCTCAGGTTCTGGATCAGCAAGGGAAAGAGGAGTATGGGATAGCCCATGAACGTGCGGGTGAGTTTGTTTTGGTTGCATCTCCAGAAAGCTGGTTCACTTATTATTTCTGGCTCGATGATGACAAAGCTCCTGATTATGCAAGATGTGTTGATATCCATAAAAAGCCAGGGTATGATCCTGTCGAAATGTTTATGTCCTCAAAGTTTCGAGCTTTGTATAAACTCTTGAGAAAGAAAGCAGGGTTTCGTTATGTAATGGATGTGATTCCATTAGATGCTAATTTGGTTAAAGGGTCGCATGGAAGTGTCAATACACCAGAGAAATTTCATCCTGTTTTAATAACTGACGCAAGTTTACACACAGGCAATATACAAGCGACTCAAGTTTACGATTTAATTTGGAAGTCTTTGCATAGTGGAAAATAA
- a CDS encoding c-type cytochrome — translation MLAMLALSFSYSISQAQETPKEEDFFKIMKVRMPEGPVLEVGGLITLPNGDLGISTRRGDVFIVENPTSNRPYFRKFATGLHEILGLAYKDGALYVAQRGELTKLVDKNMDGKADVYETVYAWPISGHYHEYSFGPKIAADGSFFVSGNVAFGDEEWWRAESRVPMRGWIMNITEDGKMQPWAAGVRSPAGINVIDGQLYYTENQGDWVGSGGLWKVSKGDFMGHPASLVWTKRPDSPLKLSSESFYSKIDERRIKNDQGRYIKPENRVNENFKTVFEMKKEIPEIRLPSVWLPHGILGISNSEPVKIPQGTFGPFEGQLLVGDQGMSIISRVFLETINGEEQGAAFMFRSGFRSGVLRLAWGQDGSLFVGETNRGWGSAGDANEGLERLVYNNKIPFEMKAVRAMPDGFEIEFTQPVDLNSAQDLASYSVESFIYKYHPVYGSPPVNKETLNIKGVKVSPDGLKARIVVDGLREHYIHTINVDGIREKQNFYSIVHPDAYYTLNAIPNGEKLALSALSTKNSANDPVVEVTAKPIDKVATTNNKVATAKKTAEVKTKVNEVKPKVTEVKTVTKAPTYAEVKGLLTSNTCLACHNPTKKQIGPSFTEIAKRKYSNEKIVQLIYNPKPENWPGYATEMPPMPQVSKADGLKIAAYINSLK, via the coding sequence ATGCTAGCAATGCTAGCTTTGAGTTTTAGTTATAGCATTTCGCAAGCTCAAGAAACACCAAAAGAAGAAGATTTCTTTAAAATTATGAAAGTAAGGATGCCTGAGGGACCTGTGTTAGAGGTAGGTGGCCTAATTACTTTACCCAATGGTGACCTTGGCATATCCACCCGTAGAGGTGATGTATTTATCGTAGAAAATCCAACTAGTAATAGACCATACTTTCGGAAATTTGCTACTGGTCTACATGAGATATTGGGTCTTGCCTATAAAGATGGTGCACTATATGTAGCCCAAAGAGGCGAGCTGACTAAACTCGTTGATAAAAACATGGATGGTAAAGCCGATGTTTATGAAACGGTCTATGCATGGCCAATAAGCGGACACTATCACGAATACAGTTTTGGTCCTAAAATAGCTGCAGATGGATCCTTTTTTGTATCTGGTAACGTCGCTTTTGGAGACGAAGAATGGTGGCGTGCAGAAAGTCGCGTGCCAATGCGCGGTTGGATTATGAACATTACTGAGGATGGAAAAATGCAGCCTTGGGCAGCAGGAGTACGTTCCCCAGCAGGTATCAATGTTATTGACGGACAGCTTTATTATACCGAAAACCAAGGGGATTGGGTAGGTTCCGGAGGTTTATGGAAAGTAAGTAAAGGTGATTTTATGGGGCACCCTGCCAGTTTGGTATGGACCAAAAGACCAGATTCACCGTTAAAATTATCATCTGAATCCTTTTATTCTAAAATAGATGAACGTCGCATCAAAAATGATCAAGGAAGATACATAAAACCTGAAAATAGAGTCAATGAGAATTTCAAAACAGTTTTTGAAATGAAAAAAGAAATTCCTGAAATTCGCTTACCATCAGTATGGCTTCCACATGGTATTCTTGGGATTTCAAATTCCGAACCCGTAAAAATTCCTCAAGGAACATTTGGTCCATTTGAAGGACAATTATTGGTTGGTGATCAGGGAATGAGTATCATCTCGCGTGTATTCCTTGAAACTATAAATGGGGAAGAACAAGGAGCGGCATTTATGTTCAGAAGTGGGTTTCGTTCAGGCGTATTGAGACTTGCGTGGGGACAAGATGGTTCATTATTTGTTGGTGAAACTAACCGAGGATGGGGTTCTGCAGGTGATGCAAATGAAGGACTTGAACGCTTGGTGTACAACAATAAGATTCCATTTGAGATGAAAGCTGTAAGAGCAATGCCTGATGGTTTTGAAATTGAGTTTACCCAACCTGTTGATTTAAATTCAGCGCAAGATTTAGCTTCGTATAGTGTTGAAAGTTTTATTTACAAATATCATCCTGTATATGGTTCACCTCCTGTTAATAAAGAGACTTTAAATATTAAAGGTGTTAAGGTTTCTCCCGATGGACTTAAAGCTAGAATTGTAGTAGATGGTCTTCGTGAGCATTATATCCATACCATTAATGTGGATGGTATCCGTGAAAAGCAAAACTTCTACTCTATTGTTCACCCAGACGCTTATTACACTTTAAACGCAATACCTAATGGAGAAAAATTAGCTTTAAGCGCATTGAGTACTAAAAACTCTGCAAATGACCCTGTGGTGGAGGTTACTGCAAAACCGATCGATAAGGTTGCAACAACCAATAACAAAGTTGCGACAGCAAAAAAGACAGCTGAAGTAAAGACGAAAGTTAACGAGGTAAAACCGAAAGTAACCGAAGTGAAAACAGTTACTAAAGCGCCAACTTATGCTGAAGTAAAGGGGTTATTGACAAGTAATACTTGCTTGGCCTGTCATAACCCTACAAAAAAGCAAATAGGACCATCTTTCACTGAAATTGCTAAACGTAAATATTCAAATGAAAAGATTGTGCAGCTCATCTATAACCCTAAACCTGAAAACTGGCCAGGTTATGCTACAGAAATGCCTCCTATGCCTCAAGTTTCTAAGGCTGACGGATTAAAAATTGCAGCTTATATCAACTCATTAAAATAA
- a CDS encoding DUF4198 domain-containing protein, with product MYYVKQLLVAMIVLFGGNQMVQAHAIWIESNPMGIKNQSHTIRIYYGEYASGEIEKTKDWYSDLSQLKLNLVNPDNQAELKLTDKGDYLEASFVPVQEGVYQIFVSHPAKELGGTTRYEFLAQSHIQVGKGTAYSAVPLSAHFIFQNKVFKTNDQVEIQLLRGNSPVANEEILVMSPKGWSKSYKTDHQGKIKAEAIWPGTYVIENSHMADQSGNWNDKTYSKNWQGLTASFQVK from the coding sequence ATGTATTACGTTAAGCAACTATTAGTCGCGATGATCGTACTTTTTGGCGGTAACCAAATGGTACAAGCTCACGCGATCTGGATTGAAAGCAATCCAATGGGTATCAAGAACCAATCTCATACTATCCGAATTTATTATGGTGAGTACGCAAGTGGAGAAATAGAAAAGACTAAAGACTGGTATTCGGATTTAAGTCAGTTAAAACTGAATCTTGTAAATCCGGACAATCAAGCTGAGTTGAAACTTACGGACAAGGGAGATTATTTGGAAGCTAGTTTTGTTCCTGTCCAAGAAGGAGTTTATCAGATTTTCGTCTCACATCCTGCGAAAGAACTTGGTGGAACTACACGGTATGAATTTTTAGCGCAAAGCCACATTCAGGTAGGTAAGGGCACTGCATATTCTGCAGTTCCTTTGTCAGCTCATTTCATATTCCAAAACAAAGTATTTAAAACAAATGATCAAGTAGAAATTCAATTATTGCGTGGCAACAGTCCAGTAGCTAATGAAGAAATTTTAGTGATGTCTCCAAAGGGATGGAGCAAAAGCTATAAAACAGATCATCAAGGTAAAATTAAAGCAGAGGCAATTTGGCCAGGTACCTATGTCATCGAAAATAGTCATATGGCCGATCAATCAGGAAATTGGAATGATAAAACCTATAGTAAGAATTGGCAGGGACTTACAGCAAGTTTTCAGGTAAAATAA
- a CDS encoding DUF1080 domain-containing protein has translation MKLNYLKFGTTGLCWLFGTTLLMAQQLTDQSEIKLNDLSAFNAAGKTWTIAEKVIAEPKNENEVKPLKGLGILVNSTSTKMKGSDLFTNAVHGNMILELDYLMAKNSNSGIYLQGNYEVQLKDSWGVLNPSSSDNGGIYERVDNTRPEGYQGYAPRQNASKAPGLWQHLKIAFQAPQFDAAGNKTVNARILSVELNGVLVQENVELFGPTGGAADKEKALGPLRLQGDHGSVAFKNIKISKLTDDLINASNKGGDTTDPIYIDAPTNTMIRSFVNYAPKKLAVHAISVGSPQKTHYSYDLDNGVLLHAWHGEFIDATPMWDGRGNGTSRARGAITSFAKIAAPAVAQLTNAQATWPTDTTGTGFKTKGYVIDNEDRPQFKYNVYGAGVTDIITVSNDGKSLNRSVSVDKPVSNLYLLLANASSIEELSKGFYLMDGQSYYLELDKGAPKPIIRDANGGKELIIQLDKQLNYSISF, from the coding sequence ATGAAATTAAACTACTTGAAGTTCGGGACAACCGGCTTATGCTGGTTATTTGGAACGACATTGTTAATGGCTCAACAGCTAACGGATCAGTCAGAAATTAAACTTAACGATCTATCAGCATTCAATGCCGCAGGAAAAACTTGGACTATTGCTGAAAAAGTAATAGCGGAACCCAAAAATGAAAATGAAGTAAAACCATTAAAAGGATTGGGCATTCTTGTCAATTCAACCTCGACGAAAATGAAGGGGTCGGATTTGTTTACAAATGCAGTGCATGGAAATATGATTCTTGAGCTGGATTATTTAATGGCTAAAAATTCAAACTCCGGAATCTACCTACAGGGAAATTATGAAGTGCAATTAAAAGACTCTTGGGGTGTCCTAAATCCGTCCTCATCGGACAACGGCGGTATTTACGAACGTGTAGATAACACTAGACCTGAAGGTTACCAAGGTTATGCTCCCCGTCAAAATGCGAGCAAAGCTCCTGGCTTATGGCAACACTTGAAAATTGCATTTCAAGCACCTCAGTTTGATGCAGCGGGAAACAAAACTGTCAATGCAAGGATATTAAGCGTTGAGCTTAACGGCGTCTTGGTTCAAGAAAATGTTGAATTATTTGGTCCAACAGGTGGTGCGGCAGATAAAGAAAAAGCCCTAGGTCCTTTACGTCTTCAAGGGGACCATGGATCAGTCGCATTTAAAAATATTAAAATATCAAAACTTACGGACGATCTAATTAATGCAAGTAATAAAGGCGGCGATACTACCGATCCTATTTATATCGATGCTCCGACCAATACGATGATAAGAAGTTTTGTCAATTATGCACCTAAAAAACTTGCTGTACATGCGATATCTGTTGGGTCGCCGCAAAAGACGCACTATAGCTATGACTTAGATAATGGGGTGTTATTGCATGCATGGCATGGCGAATTTATCGATGCTACCCCGATGTGGGATGGTAGAGGTAATGGTACTTCTAGAGCTCGTGGAGCAATTACTTCTTTTGCAAAAATAGCTGCACCTGCCGTAGCGCAACTTACTAATGCGCAAGCAACATGGCCAACAGACACTACAGGAACAGGTTTTAAAACTAAAGGATATGTCATCGATAATGAAGATAGACCACAATTTAAATATAATGTGTATGGTGCAGGAGTTACAGACATCATAACGGTTTCAAATGATGGTAAGAGTTTGAACAGATCCGTGAGCGTTGACAAACCAGTTTCAAATCTTTATTTATTATTGGCCAATGCCAGTTCTATTGAAGAGCTTTCAAAAGGTTTTTACCTGATGGATGGGCAGTCCTATTATCTCGAACTTGATAAAGGTGCTCCAAAACCTATCATTAGAGATGCTAATGGTGGTAAAGAACTCATCATACAACTTGACAAACAATTAAATTATTCTATCTCATTCTAA
- a CDS encoding ThuA domain-containing protein yields MIKTLLSKIFLLLMTVSVLSSCHDKRPGKPRVLVFSKTAGFHHNSIEKGNVALQKLGLDNNFDVDTTTNADWITEDSLKNYSAVVFLNTTGDLLNSYQEADFERYIQAGGGFVGIHGAADAEYDWGWYGRLVGGYFVTHPEVKEGELTILDKKHPATSFLSDTWVHTDEWYVFKKLYKQINVLMTIDKKVYANPEKMTETPMAWYHDFDGGRSFYTGLGHQDEDYTDDLFLKHVLGGIEYAIGDNYVLDYTKAKTKRVPEEERFTKVSLAVGEFFEPTEMAILPNLDILVSQRRGELLHYNQETKKVSQVGFLDVYHKTETPNVNAEEGFMGLTIDPDFADNHYVYAFYSPKDTSVNRLSRFEFKDNKLDMGSEKIVLQFYSQRDICCHTGGSLAFGKDRNLYLSTGDNSTPFDEKDQKFVSNGYSPRDDRPGHEQYDAARSSGNSNDLRGKILRIQVEKDGSYKIPKGNLFAEGQANTKPEIYVMGNRNPYRISTDPKTGFLYWGEVGPDANADSLGRGPRGYDEVNQARQAGFFGWPFFVGNNYAYNPYNYETGESSQAFDPQKPVNNSRNNNGIKELPVAQPAFIWYPYGESVDFPQVGSGGRNAMTGPVYYSDLYPKESRYSDYYDGKLFIYDWIRGWIKVVTMLPNGDFDKMEPFMPHTKLASPIDMEVGPDGKIYILEYGNGWFSKNADAGISRIDYNAGELPSKRVNKTVTVAGGKSSSDTTYKDLDKADGSLGHKEGSDVPKGEALVLASDCKACHATDKKSVGPSYKEVAKRYKDNKDAVALLSHKIINGGSGVWGEVAMAAHPSLKEDEANEIVKWILSL; encoded by the coding sequence ATGATTAAAACACTTTTGTCAAAAATCTTCTTACTGCTGATGACCGTATCAGTTCTAAGTTCTTGTCACGATAAGCGACCGGGAAAACCTCGCGTATTGGTTTTTAGTAAAACGGCTGGCTTCCATCACAATTCTATTGAAAAAGGAAATGTTGCTCTTCAAAAGTTAGGGCTCGATAATAATTTTGACGTAGATACTACGACGAATGCAGATTGGATTACAGAAGATTCTTTAAAAAACTATTCTGCTGTTGTTTTCCTCAATACGACGGGCGATCTGTTGAATAGTTACCAGGAAGCGGACTTCGAGCGCTATATACAAGCGGGTGGAGGTTTTGTAGGTATTCATGGAGCCGCTGATGCTGAATATGATTGGGGATGGTATGGACGGTTAGTTGGAGGGTATTTTGTTACACACCCTGAAGTGAAGGAAGGGGAATTAACGATACTGGATAAAAAACATCCTGCAACAAGCTTTTTATCTGATACTTGGGTACATACCGATGAGTGGTATGTCTTTAAAAAGTTGTACAAACAGATTAACGTGTTGATGACAATCGATAAAAAGGTCTATGCTAATCCTGAAAAAATGACCGAAACACCAATGGCTTGGTACCATGATTTTGATGGTGGGCGATCCTTTTATACTGGTTTAGGACATCAAGATGAAGATTATACAGACGATTTATTTCTTAAGCACGTATTAGGAGGTATTGAATATGCTATCGGAGATAACTACGTATTGGATTACACTAAAGCCAAGACAAAACGAGTACCAGAAGAGGAAAGGTTTACTAAAGTTTCTTTAGCAGTTGGTGAGTTTTTTGAACCAACAGAAATGGCTATTTTGCCAAATCTTGATATTTTGGTTTCGCAACGCCGTGGCGAGTTGCTCCACTATAACCAGGAAACAAAAAAAGTAAGTCAGGTAGGTTTTTTAGATGTATATCATAAAACAGAAACCCCTAATGTGAATGCTGAGGAAGGTTTTATGGGACTGACAATAGACCCGGACTTTGCAGATAATCATTATGTATATGCATTTTATAGTCCTAAGGATACCTCTGTTAATCGTTTGTCAAGATTCGAGTTTAAAGATAATAAACTTGATATGGGGTCGGAAAAGATAGTGCTTCAGTTTTATTCACAACGCGATATCTGTTGTCATACTGGTGGCTCTCTTGCTTTTGGTAAAGACAGAAATCTATATTTATCCACAGGTGATAACTCAACTCCATTTGATGAAAAAGATCAGAAATTTGTGAGTAATGGTTATTCCCCTCGCGATGATCGTCCTGGACATGAGCAATACGATGCTGCACGAAGTTCAGGGAATAGCAATGACCTACGCGGTAAAATCTTACGAATACAGGTAGAAAAGGATGGGTCATATAAGATTCCGAAAGGAAATCTATTTGCAGAGGGGCAAGCAAATACAAAACCTGAAATCTATGTCATGGGGAACAGAAATCCATACCGAATTTCCACCGACCCAAAAACAGGTTTTCTTTATTGGGGAGAAGTTGGTCCAGATGCCAATGCAGATAGTTTAGGTAGAGGACCGAGAGGTTACGATGAGGTGAATCAAGCGCGTCAAGCTGGATTTTTCGGTTGGCCATTTTTCGTAGGGAATAATTATGCCTACAATCCTTATAATTATGAAACAGGAGAAAGTAGCCAAGCATTTGATCCTCAAAAGCCGGTCAATAACTCCCGCAATAATAATGGTATTAAAGAATTACCTGTAGCACAACCTGCTTTTATCTGGTATCCATATGGTGAGTCTGTAGATTTTCCACAAGTGGGTTCGGGTGGACGTAACGCTATGACTGGTCCGGTATACTATTCAGATCTTTATCCAAAAGAAAGTCGTTATTCAGATTATTATGATGGAAAATTATTTATTTATGATTGGATTCGTGGATGGATCAAAGTCGTGACGATGTTGCCAAATGGTGATTTTGATAAAATGGAACCTTTTATGCCCCATACAAAATTGGCTTCGCCGATTGATATGGAAGTTGGTCCAGATGGTAAAATATACATCTTGGAATATGGTAATGGTTGGTTCAGTAAAAATGCAGATGCTGGTATATCAAGAATCGATTATAATGCAGGAGAATTGCCTTCAAAACGTGTGAATAAAACTGTTACTGTAGCAGGGGGGAAATCATCTAGTGATACCACCTATAAAGATTTAGATAAAGCAGATGGATCTTTGGGACATAAAGAAGGTTCAGATGTTCCTAAAGGAGAAGCTTTGGTATTAGCATCCGATTGTAAAGCATGTCATGCAACGGATAAGAAGTCCGTTGGACCTAGTTATAAAGAAGTCGCCAAACGTTATAAAGATAATAAGGATGCAGTAGCACTGCTATCACATAAAATCATTAATGGAGGTAGCGGTGTTTGGGGTGAGGTAGCTATGGCAGCACATCCATCACTAAAAGAAGATGAAGCAAATGAAATTGTTAAATGGATACTATCCTTATAA
- a CDS encoding TonB-dependent receptor plug domain-containing protein gives MQNSKIILTIGMSLCVFNSIAQNNTKSYSGQVLSETVGVPFATVKIDGQIIRADKSGNFSFTNSKSTVDIQITAVGKTTVNRPQVILSNHLTIPIIIEMQDDSRDINEVEVMGLTKVKEINRQAYNVTAIDATKLYNSTLNIADALDKVAGVRVRESGGVGSNTSLTLNGFSGSHIRFFLDGIPMDNFGTSFQINNIPINLAERVEVYKGVVPIWLGSDALGGAVNIVTSTKPRTFLDASYSYGSFNTHRTAINAGITNKNGFMVLLNAYQNYSDNDYTVTTMFSDPNTWGIEENVKVKRFHDKYHNEALVAQVGVSNKSYADKLLLGITLGENYKEIQTGARMVSVFGGWHRRGSTIMPTLKYQKNNLIKGLDVTLNANFNLGNEKNIDTLNRRYDWYGNYKETGVNGERSRQVYVYKNNEGLASLAVNYKLSDRQSLALSNVATTFNRKGEDELNPQNNNYEHGQRSIKNVMGLGYSYDVKDHWSTTVFGKMITQNNKLDVAEATSLTRFGYGMASTYFLQSDLQVKASYEMTNRMPTSYEIFGDLENQEANGNLKPERSHNINLGAMYGWKQGDDHRFSVAGNLIYRYSFDFIYNRLNNNQSKLVADNRDGVSTRGWDLDAHYSYKSFLNFGGSLTYQYLQNKQKYEEGYTGVSPVYNDQMPNIPYLFGNANVAVSFFDFSGKSNKLTVGYNLLYVHDFWLYWPSRGSASDDKKQVPKQFSHDVNIVYSLGSGKYNIGFEGRNLGNANLYDNFSLQKPGRSFAVNLRYYFQRNHQ, from the coding sequence ATGCAAAATAGCAAAATAATATTGACTATTGGTATGTCGTTATGTGTTTTTAATAGCATAGCGCAAAATAATACCAAAAGTTATAGCGGGCAGGTACTATCCGAAACGGTAGGAGTGCCCTTCGCAACTGTAAAAATCGACGGACAGATTATTCGAGCGGATAAGAGTGGAAATTTTTCATTCACAAATAGCAAATCGACGGTTGATATCCAAATTACTGCAGTTGGTAAAACTACGGTAAACAGACCACAAGTGATTTTGTCTAATCATTTGACCATTCCAATTATTATCGAAATGCAAGATGATAGTCGTGATATCAATGAGGTTGAAGTAATGGGCTTGACAAAAGTCAAAGAGATCAATCGTCAGGCGTACAATGTCACCGCTATCGATGCAACCAAATTATATAATTCAACATTAAATATTGCAGATGCACTGGATAAAGTAGCTGGTGTACGTGTACGGGAGTCAGGTGGAGTAGGTTCCAACACCAGTCTAACACTTAATGGCTTTTCTGGTAGCCATATTCGCTTTTTTTTGGATGGCATTCCGATGGATAATTTTGGAACTTCTTTTCAAATCAATAATATTCCGATCAATTTAGCCGAGCGAGTAGAAGTATATAAGGGGGTCGTTCCAATTTGGTTAGGTTCAGATGCATTAGGAGGAGCAGTTAATATTGTGACTTCAACTAAGCCACGTACTTTTTTGGATGCATCTTACTCTTATGGTTCCTTTAATACCCACCGTACAGCCATAAATGCTGGAATCACCAATAAAAATGGTTTTATGGTATTGTTGAATGCCTATCAAAATTACTCAGACAACGATTATACCGTAACTACAATGTTCTCAGATCCCAATACCTGGGGTATTGAAGAAAATGTTAAAGTAAAGCGTTTTCATGATAAATACCATAATGAAGCACTAGTTGCTCAGGTAGGCGTATCCAATAAAAGCTATGCAGATAAACTTCTCCTAGGTATTACATTGGGTGAAAACTATAAAGAAATACAAACAGGTGCACGTATGGTTTCTGTATTTGGAGGGTGGCACCGTCGCGGGAGTACCATTATGCCAACCTTAAAATATCAGAAAAATAATCTAATAAAAGGATTAGATGTTACGTTAAATGCGAATTTTAATTTAGGTAACGAAAAGAATATTGACACCCTCAACCGACGCTACGATTGGTATGGCAACTACAAGGAAACTGGGGTTAACGGTGAGCGCAGTCGTCAAGTTTATGTCTATAAAAACAATGAAGGTCTCGCATCTTTAGCCGTCAATTACAAACTTTCCGATCGTCAATCTCTTGCCTTAAGCAACGTCGCTACGACCTTTAATAGGAAAGGAGAGGATGAACTGAATCCTCAAAATAATAACTATGAACATGGCCAGCGCTCCATTAAAAATGTCATGGGTTTAGGATATAGTTATGATGTTAAAGATCATTGGAGTACAACCGTATTTGGAAAGATGATCACACAGAATAATAAACTTGACGTAGCTGAGGCTACATCATTAACGCGATTTGGTTATGGAATGGCATCAACTTATTTTCTGCAGTCGGATCTACAAGTAAAGGCATCTTATGAAATGACCAACAGGATGCCAACGTCTTATGAAATCTTTGGTGATTTAGAAAACCAAGAAGCTAATGGAAATCTAAAACCTGAACGTAGCCATAATATAAATCTAGGTGCTATGTATGGCTGGAAGCAAGGTGATGATCATCGTTTTTCTGTCGCTGGAAATCTCATCTATCGTTACTCTTTTGACTTTATATACAACAGGTTGAATAACAATCAATCGAAGCTAGTCGCTGATAATCGTGACGGTGTCAGTACACGTGGTTGGGATCTCGACGCCCATTATTCTTATAAAAGCTTTTTGAATTTCGGAGGTTCATTAACATATCAATATCTGCAGAATAAACAGAAATATGAGGAAGGGTATACAGGGGTGAGTCCAGTTTATAATGACCAGATGCCCAATATTCCCTATCTATTTGGCAATGCTAATGTTGCAGTCTCCTTCTTTGATTTTTCAGGCAAGAGTAACAAACTAACAGTTGGGTACAATTTATTATACGTGCACGATTTCTGGTTATACTGGCCTAGTCGAGGGAGTGCCTCGGATGATAAAAAACAAGTTCCAAAACAATTCAGTCATGATGTTAATATCGTATACAGCTTAGGTTCCGGTAAATATAATATTGGTTTTGAAGGTCGTAATCTAGGCAATGCTAATCTGTATGACAATTTTAGTCTGCAAAAACCAGGACGCTCTTTTGCAGTCAACTTACGCTATTATTTTCAGCGCAACCATCAATAA